In Lacibacter sp. H375, one DNA window encodes the following:
- a CDS encoding porin: MKTIVGAMIVLLLLHTNNLMAQKNQTDTVVSTPKKKWYETINLRGYMQVRYNRLLETNENLKCEQCDRSWGKSGGFAIRRGRLILSGDLTKNVYFYIQPDFGSSIGTTQNIFQVRDAYLDIGFDKKNEFRLRVGQSKVPYGFENMQSSQNRLPLDRNDGLNSAVSNERDLGAFFYWAPSTVREQYPVFINDNRKGSGDYGVFAFGVYNGQTANRPEQNKKVHVVSRLSYPFKINKQIIEPGIQAYAGEYVLPAEFRTSGVKAANDFAFRDERAAVSLHLYPNPIGVLTEYNVGRGPQYNPLTDSIETKNLKGGYATVYARFQSKKKKEMFFFPYTRVQHYEGGKKHELDARSYNVKEIEMGLEWQVNKNFELTTAYTISSRRFEDSKLRDNFQTGRLLRIQAQLNF, encoded by the coding sequence TTGAAGACAATCGTAGGGGCTATGATTGTATTGTTATTATTACATACCAACAACCTCATGGCCCAAAAAAATCAGACAGACACAGTTGTATCTACTCCTAAAAAGAAGTGGTACGAAACTATTAACCTCCGTGGTTATATGCAGGTTCGTTACAACAGGTTGTTAGAAACAAATGAAAATCTCAAATGTGAGCAATGCGACAGATCATGGGGTAAAAGCGGAGGCTTTGCTATCAGAAGAGGCCGTTTAATTCTGAGCGGTGATCTTACCAAAAATGTTTATTTCTACATTCAGCCAGACTTTGGCAGTTCTATTGGAACTACCCAAAACATCTTCCAGGTAAGGGACGCTTATCTCGATATTGGATTTGACAAAAAAAATGAATTCAGATTACGTGTTGGCCAAAGTAAAGTTCCATATGGTTTTGAAAACATGCAATCGAGTCAAAACCGTTTACCGCTTGACCGTAACGATGGATTGAACAGTGCAGTTTCAAACGAACGTGACCTTGGTGCTTTCTTTTACTGGGCTCCTTCGACAGTGAGAGAGCAGTACCCGGTTTTTATCAATGATAACCGAAAAGGTTCGGGAGATTATGGTGTGTTCGCATTTGGTGTATATAACGGGCAAACTGCAAATCGTCCTGAGCAAAACAAAAAGGTACATGTGGTTTCGAGACTCAGTTACCCCTTTAAAATAAACAAACAGATCATAGAGCCGGGCATACAGGCTTATGCAGGTGAATATGTATTGCCGGCAGAATTCAGAACTTCAGGGGTAAAAGCAGCTAATGATTTTGCTTTTCGTGATGAACGTGCAGCTGTAAGCTTACATTTATACCCGAATCCAATAGGCGTGTTAACTGAGTACAATGTAGGGCGTGGTCCGCAATACAACCCGTTAACTGATTCTATTGAAACGAAAAACCTGAAAGGTGGATATGCTACCGTTTATGCCAGGTTTCAATCGAAAAAGAAAAAAGAAATGTTCTTTTTCCCATACACCAGAGTTCAGCATTATGAAGGTGGGAAAAAACACGAGCTGGACGCAAGGAGTTACAACGTGAAAGAGATTGAAATGGGGCTAGAGTGGCAAGTGAATAAAAATTTCGAACTTACTACGGCTTATACTATTTCAAGCAGAAGATTCGAAGATTCGAAACTGCGTGATAATTTTCAGACGGGTCGTTTATTGCGTATACAGGCACAATTAAATTTTTAA
- a CDS encoding DUF47 domain-containing protein — MSVISSFMKFFLPKDRVFYQLFEEVSVTSLEMAVLLKKMVNEREFDVRADILRQIEDLEHKNDDLTHKIFTELSRNFITPFDREDIHYLATAMDDVADYIFASAKKINFYRVDPQHESFSKMAELIVQGCENIKIAVTELKDMKNMRQITDALVRINSIENQADDVFDYSIERLFATENDAKEVIKKREIYQVMEIATDKCEDAANVIESIIVKYA, encoded by the coding sequence ATGTCAGTTATCAGTTCATTCATGAAGTTCTTCTTACCCAAAGACCGTGTTTTTTACCAGCTGTTTGAGGAAGTATCTGTAACCTCATTAGAGATGGCAGTGCTTTTAAAGAAAATGGTAAATGAACGTGAGTTTGATGTAAGAGCCGATATTCTCCGCCAGATCGAAGATCTTGAACATAAAAACGATGATCTAACCCATAAGATCTTTACTGAGCTTAGCCGCAACTTTATTACCCCGTTTGATCGTGAAGACATTCACTACCTCGCCACTGCAATGGACGATGTGGCCGATTATATTTTCGCTTCTGCAAAAAAGATCAACTTCTACCGTGTAGATCCGCAGCATGAGAGCTTCAGCAAAATGGCTGAACTGATCGTGCAAGGTTGCGAAAACATTAAAATAGCTGTAACTGAATTAAAAGATATGAAGAACATGCGCCAAATTACTGATGCACTTGTTCGTATCAACAGTATCGAAAACCAGGCGGATGATGTATTTGATTACAGTATTGAGCGCCTGTTTGCAACCGAGAACGATGCAAAAGAAGTGATCAAGAAAAGAGAGATCTACCAGGTGATGGAAATTGCAACCGATAAGTGCGAAGATGCAGCCAATGTTATTGAATCCATCATTGTTAAATATGCATAA
- the atpE gene encoding ATP synthase F0 subunit C — translation MDLILLDAVANAGGAIGAGLAAVGAGIGIGQIGKGALESIARQPEASNDIRANMILTAALVEGAALFAIIVGFLAMVL, via the coding sequence ATGGATTTAATTCTTTTAGATGCGGTAGCAAATGCAGGTGGTGCAATAGGTGCAGGTTTAGCCGCTGTAGGTGCCGGTATCGGTATCGGACAGATTGGTAAAGGTGCATTAGAATCAATTGCCCGTCAGCCAGAAGCTTCTAACGACATCCGTGCAAACATGATCCTTACTGCGGCTCTCGTAGAAGGAGCTGCTCTGTTTGCTATTATCGTAGGCTTCCTTGCAATGGTACTTTAA
- the atpB gene encoding F0F1 ATP synthase subunit A, giving the protein MAFKSIKSLLVAVFSVFFMGISAPVLAQHEPAEHEPAAQEGEHAPKKEGFDAKEVIFGHIMDGHDFHFFDWKGHAVGFPLPVIIYSQQKGLSVFMSSKFEHGHAEYNGYKLVKQEIGEKIVSRDPNEQFYDLSLTRNVVQMLLALIVLVWILISIAKAYGKGLGVTSAPKGKQNFFEPIITFVRDEVAVPNLGAKSPKYLPFLLTVFFFILINNIFGLVPGSANVTGNIAFTVVLGIIAFIVILFSSNRHYWGHIFNPPGVPLGVKFILVPVELLSAVLIKPGALIIRLFANMVAGHIIIICLISLIFVFTEKLGQGFGIGSTVISIPFTIFIYFIEILVAFLQAFIFTMLTAVFISQAMEGDHGHGEEAAHH; this is encoded by the coding sequence ATGGCGTTCAAGAGCATCAAATCCTTATTGGTAGCGGTTTTCAGCGTTTTTTTCATGGGAATATCAGCTCCTGTTTTAGCACAGCACGAACCGGCTGAGCATGAACCGGCTGCGCAGGAAGGCGAGCACGCTCCTAAAAAGGAAGGCTTTGATGCCAAGGAAGTGATTTTCGGTCATATTATGGACGGTCATGATTTCCATTTTTTCGATTGGAAAGGCCATGCAGTAGGTTTTCCTCTTCCCGTTATTATTTATTCTCAGCAGAAAGGGTTGTCTGTGTTCATGTCTTCAAAATTTGAACATGGCCATGCAGAATACAATGGTTATAAGCTTGTAAAACAAGAGATTGGCGAGAAGATCGTATCAAGGGATCCCAACGAACAGTTTTATGATTTATCGCTCACCCGTAACGTTGTGCAGATGTTGCTGGCATTGATCGTTCTTGTTTGGATACTGATCAGCATTGCGAAAGCATACGGCAAAGGACTTGGTGTAACATCGGCGCCAAAAGGCAAGCAAAACTTCTTTGAACCGATCATTACGTTCGTTCGTGATGAGGTAGCGGTTCCAAATCTTGGTGCAAAATCACCCAAGTATCTGCCATTCCTCCTCACAGTTTTCTTCTTTATTCTCATCAATAATATTTTCGGCTTGGTTCCGGGTTCAGCAAACGTAACCGGCAATATTGCTTTCACCGTTGTGTTAGGTATTATTGCTTTCATCGTTATTCTGTTCAGTTCAAACAGGCATTACTGGGGCCACATCTTCAATCCTCCGGGAGTACCATTAGGTGTAAAATTCATTTTGGTACCTGTAGAATTGTTGAGTGCTGTATTAATTAAACCAGGTGCATTGATCATACGTCTTTTCGCCAACATGGTGGCGGGTCACATTATCATTATCTGTTTGATCTCGTTGATCTTTGTATTTACAGAGAAATTAGGACAAGGTTTTGGTATTGGATCAACAGTGATCTCTATCCCATTCACGATCTTCATTTACTTTATTGAAATATTGGTTGCTTTCCTGCAGGCCTTCATCTTCACCATGCTTACAGCTGTATTCATCAGCCAGGCAATGGAAGGTGATCATGGTCACGGCGAAGAAGCAGCTCATCATTAA
- a CDS encoding outer membrane beta-barrel protein: protein MQRKNLRKLITLFSLLFIALSTSAQTIRLNGRVLNQKNEPIAGASISVSEINRSFAADIEGRFVISLEAGKKYTLTVTAVGYKTKAVDEVEVSAALDNNITILLDIAAKEGTEIVIRSTARRENTSGLLSFQRNNTSLSSGLSADFIRRTPDKNTGEILKRVSGASIQDNKFVIVRGLSDRYNQALINGAQLPSSEPDKKAFSFDVIPSQLIDNIIINKTATPDLTGEFAGGLVQIQTKDVPTKDILTLGVNFGYNTQSTFKDFITNQRETSDWFGFDNGRRDVPEGFYDRNQYQKLSSTSKAEQSKLFRSDVFNERKITAAPIQSYNLTFGKGYKLKSGSSFGFITGLTYRNAQNLYSVNRNINDFSGFTERSITDNQNRFSTSVGAVANVAFTTRKLKIAFKNLYNQLYDDNYYVRSGNNLLDGQEINFRSSYLNQRSLLSSQLEAEQQLSKSGIKLKVNGNFSYNLKSQPDLRTVSYLRGSGTTNPFTLVTDETGRFFSNLKDFSYGGGGSLSVPFTMANEKQTFKAGGGTLIRIRDFKSRNLRYRLEDNTNSSLLTLPFDQVFDQQYIGDGKFMYFDETQNEDKYFGISIINNAYAMFDNKFSDKVRLVWGLRVENFQQFLTTVRSDLQRVIVNTSKWDYLPSVNLSYSLKDKHQLRLAGYRTVARPEFREIAPFSFYDFEQNYAVSGDTSLRRSDIWNADVRYEWYPKASEGVSVAVFYKNFKDPIELRALAAGSVRRYQFQNAGEADTYGVEFEARKGLGFISPKLDVLNIFTNVTVLKSAVKLAGVTAGGQTQSFNRPLQGQSPYLVNVGLQYNSKNGKVNASLLYNKIGQRLSLAGGKDQLIYDIYERPRDLVDLQVSLKVLKNKGEFKFTASDIFNQPFYFYENIDTNTKFTSGTDRLWNSYTPGTNFTLGFTYDFIK, encoded by the coding sequence ATGCAAAGGAAAAATTTAAGGAAATTAATTACCCTCTTTTCACTCTTATTCATCGCCCTCTCTACATCTGCACAAACCATCCGCTTAAATGGCCGTGTGCTTAACCAAAAGAATGAACCTATTGCAGGAGCATCGATCTCAGTTTCTGAGATTAATCGCTCATTTGCAGCTGATATTGAGGGCCGGTTTGTAATCAGTTTAGAAGCAGGAAAAAAATATACGCTCACTGTTACTGCGGTTGGATACAAAACCAAAGCAGTTGATGAAGTGGAAGTAAGCGCTGCACTGGATAACAACATTACCATCTTACTGGATATTGCAGCAAAAGAAGGAACTGAGATCGTTATCCGCAGTACAGCCCGCAGAGAAAACACTTCCGGTTTATTAAGCTTTCAACGTAACAACACATCTTTATCAAGTGGCTTATCTGCTGATTTTATCCGTCGTACACCCGATAAAAATACAGGCGAGATTTTGAAGCGTGTTAGTGGTGCATCTATCCAGGATAATAAGTTTGTGATCGTTCGTGGTTTGAGCGATCGTTACAACCAGGCGCTCATCAATGGAGCACAGTTGCCATCATCAGAGCCTGATAAAAAAGCGTTTTCATTCGACGTGATTCCTTCGCAGTTGATTGATAATATCATCATCAACAAAACAGCAACACCTGATTTAACAGGTGAGTTTGCCGGTGGGTTGGTGCAAATCCAGACAAAAGATGTTCCTACAAAAGACATTCTCACATTAGGTGTAAATTTTGGCTACAATACACAATCCACATTTAAAGATTTTATTACCAACCAACGTGAAACAAGTGATTGGTTTGGTTTTGATAATGGCCGCAGAGATGTTCCGGAAGGATTTTACGATCGTAATCAATACCAAAAGCTCAGCAGTACGTCGAAAGCTGAACAATCAAAACTTTTCCGTTCTGATGTATTTAATGAAAGGAAGATCACTGCTGCCCCAATTCAGAGTTACAATCTCACATTTGGAAAAGGATACAAGTTGAAAAGCGGAAGTTCCTTTGGTTTTATTACCGGGCTTACTTACCGTAACGCACAAAATCTTTATTCTGTAAACAGGAATATCAATGACTTTTCCGGATTTACCGAGCGAAGCATTACTGATAATCAAAATCGTTTTTCAACAAGTGTAGGTGCAGTTGCAAACGTTGCGTTTACAACCCGTAAACTTAAGATTGCATTTAAAAATCTGTATAATCAATTATACGACGATAATTATTATGTCCGTTCGGGTAATAACCTGTTAGATGGCCAGGAAATTAATTTTCGCAGCAGCTATCTTAATCAACGTTCATTGTTGTCTTCTCAGTTAGAAGCTGAGCAACAATTAAGCAAGTCTGGTATTAAATTAAAGGTTAATGGTAATTTCTCCTATAATCTAAAATCACAACCTGATCTGCGTACAGTTTCCTATTTAAGAGGTAGCGGTACAACCAATCCATTCACATTGGTTACTGATGAAACAGGTCGCTTTTTCAGCAATCTGAAAGACTTTTCTTACGGTGGTGGCGGTTCGTTATCGGTTCCATTTACAATGGCAAATGAAAAACAAACATTCAAAGCCGGTGGTGGAACACTTATCCGTATCCGTGATTTTAAATCAAGAAACCTGCGTTACCGTTTAGAAGATAATACTAACAGCAGTCTTCTCACCCTTCCTTTTGATCAGGTATTTGATCAGCAATACATCGGAGATGGTAAATTCATGTACTTCGATGAAACACAAAACGAAGACAAATATTTTGGTATCAGTATTATCAATAACGCCTATGCTATGTTTGATAATAAGTTCTCAGATAAAGTTCGTTTGGTGTGGGGCTTACGTGTGGAGAATTTTCAACAGTTTCTGACAACGGTACGTTCAGATCTTCAACGTGTAATTGTAAATACAAGTAAATGGGATTACCTGCCTTCAGTTAACCTCAGTTACAGTTTAAAAGATAAGCATCAACTCCGTTTGGCCGGTTATCGCACAGTAGCCCGTCCTGAGTTCAGAGAAATTGCTCCATTCTCTTTCTACGATTTTGAACAGAATTATGCTGTAAGTGGTGATACTTCACTGCGTCGCAGTGATATCTGGAATGCGGACGTACGTTACGAATGGTATCCTAAGGCAAGCGAAGGGGTTTCTGTTGCAGTGTTCTATAAAAATTTTAAAGATCCTATTGAGTTAAGAGCACTAGCGGCAGGTAGTGTAAGGCGTTACCAATTTCAGAATGCGGGTGAAGCGGATACCTACGGTGTTGAATTTGAAGCCAGAAAAGGGTTAGGGTTTATTTCACCTAAGCTTGATGTGTTGAACATTTTCACAAACGTAACTGTCCTTAAGTCTGCTGTAAAATTAGCAGGTGTTACTGCGGGTGGTCAAACACAATCATTCAACCGTCCGTTACAAGGTCAGTCGCCTTATTTAGTAAACGTTGGGTTGCAATACAACTCTAAGAATGGAAAGGTGAATGCATCTCTTCTTTATAATAAAATTGGCCAGCGTTTATCATTGGCAGGTGGTAAAGATCAGTTGATCTATGACATCTACGAACGCCCGAGAGACCTGGTTGATTTACAGGTTTCGCTTAAGGTATTAAAGAACAAAGGTGAATTCAAATTCACAGCATCGGACATTTTCAATCAACCATTTTATTTCTACGAAAACATTGATACCAATACAAAGTTTACCAGTGGTACTGATCGCTTATGGAACAGTTACACACCAGGTACAAACTTTACACTTGGATTCACATACGATTTTATAAAATAA
- a CDS encoding sensor histidine kinase, with protein sequence MLNSSQLSPVQVSAINAFAISLLVGLANYFFIRSWWIALLSFVVLFIISYLLIRYFTERFIYRHIKLIYKFISQTKATKREEFFNKSVLPEKSLKEVSEEVEQWAEQKKEEIETLKQNEQYRKEFLQNLSHELKTPIFAVQGYVDTLLSGAMHKEEVAKKFLLNTSKNIDRLVNLVDDLDEISKLESGEQELYKENFVIQELIDEIFDSLSIKAADKNIKTSIKKGCELPITVYADKEKVRMVLINLVDNAIKYGKQNGSINFSAYKTHGNLVLIEISDDGFGIAEEHLTRIFERFYRTDLARSRKEGGSGLGLSICKHIIEAHGQTMHVRSRLDVGTTFGFTLQGRVEVEGD encoded by the coding sequence ATGCTTAATTCCAGTCAACTTAGTCCGGTACAGGTTTCTGCCATCAACGCATTTGCAATATCACTGCTCGTTGGTTTAGCTAATTATTTTTTTATACGCAGTTGGTGGATTGCCCTGTTGAGTTTTGTGGTGCTGTTTATCATCAGCTACCTGCTCATCCGTTATTTTACGGAACGGTTTATTTACAGGCATATTAAACTCATCTATAAATTCATTTCCCAAACAAAAGCAACTAAGCGGGAAGAATTCTTCAATAAGTCTGTATTGCCTGAAAAAAGTTTAAAAGAAGTAAGTGAAGAAGTGGAGCAGTGGGCCGAACAAAAGAAAGAAGAAATTGAAACACTCAAACAAAACGAACAATACCGCAAAGAATTTTTACAGAACCTCAGCCACGAATTAAAGACGCCCATTTTTGCCGTGCAGGGTTATGTTGATACATTACTTAGCGGTGCAATGCATAAAGAAGAAGTAGCAAAGAAATTTCTACTGAATACTTCGAAGAATATTGACCGGCTTGTAAACCTTGTTGATGATCTTGATGAAATTTCAAAACTGGAAAGTGGTGAACAGGAATTGTACAAAGAAAATTTTGTGATCCAGGAGCTTATTGACGAGATCTTCGATAGCCTCTCCATTAAAGCAGCCGATAAGAATATTAAAACATCCATCAAAAAAGGATGCGAGTTACCCATTACTGTTTATGCCGATAAAGAAAAGGTTCGCATGGTGCTCATCAACCTTGTTGACAATGCCATTAAGTACGGTAAGCAAAACGGCAGTATCAACTTCAGTGCTTATAAAACACATGGCAACCTTGTGTTGATTGAAATAAGCGATGATGGATTTGGTATTGCTGAAGAACATCTCACCCGTATTTTCGAACGCTTTTACCGTACCGATCTTGCACGCAGCCGGAAAGAAGGCGGCAGCGGATTAGGTCTTTCTATCTGTAAACATATTATTGAAGCACACGGACAAACCATGCATGTACGCAGTCGTTTGGATGTAGGTACAACATTTGGTTTTACACTCCAGGGGCGTGTGGAAGTTGAAGGTGATTAA
- a CDS encoding ABC transporter ATP-binding protein: MAQKEGKKQVFDFRLLGRIIRYASPYRRRLNSSIILAIVLAVMAPIRPWLINTTVNDYIQHNVAEMVIRITIFQIALIILETVLRFFFSYYTAWLGQTVVRDLRVNVFKKILGLNLRQFDQTPIGTLTTRTVNDIETISDVFAEGFIPILADFLTIIAVLFTMFYINWQLTLVCLIPFPFLILATYYFKESVNKSFHRVRNAVAALNAFVQEHIQGMQVVQAFAVEQKELNKFNKINRDHRNANIHAIFAYSVFFPVVEIILAISLGLLVWFGAGQAVSASNGEAAKMAGEIMAFIILLNMLFRPLRFIADKFNVLQMGMVASERVFKVMDNTDEIAPSAHDAFQPEGAVPGKIEFDHVWFAYNDENWVLKDLSFTVNPGDTVAIVGHTGSGKTSIISLLNRLYHIQKGAIKLDGVELEDYELDALRSKVGVVLQDVFLFAGTIRDNVTLRNENISKERVIEAAKLIGLHDFIMRLPGNYDFNVMERGATMSQGQRQLLSFIRALLFNPSVLILDEATSSVDTETEQMIQHAIDKLIEGRTSIVIAHRLSTIRKADKIIVLDKGEIKEMGTHDELLMLGGYYAKLHEMQFSKAAV; encoded by the coding sequence TTGGCACAGAAAGAAGGGAAAAAACAAGTATTCGATTTCCGTTTACTCGGCAGGATCATCCGCTATGCATCGCCATACAGAAGACGACTGAACAGCTCAATCATCCTGGCGATTGTTTTGGCAGTAATGGCTCCCATTCGTCCATGGTTGATCAACACCACGGTGAACGATTATATTCAGCACAATGTTGCTGAAATGGTGATCCGCATTACCATCTTCCAGATTGCTCTCATCATTCTTGAAACTGTTCTTCGTTTTTTCTTTTCTTATTATACAGCATGGCTTGGACAAACAGTGGTAAGAGACCTGCGTGTCAATGTCTTCAAAAAGATACTTGGTTTAAATCTCCGCCAGTTCGATCAAACGCCTATTGGAACATTAACCACACGTACAGTAAATGATATTGAAACCATCAGTGATGTATTTGCAGAAGGCTTCATACCCATTCTTGCGGATTTTCTAACCATCATCGCTGTATTGTTTACGATGTTTTATATCAACTGGCAGTTGACGCTGGTTTGTTTAATCCCTTTTCCATTTCTTATTCTAGCCACCTATTATTTTAAAGAAAGTGTAAATAAAAGTTTTCATCGTGTGCGAAATGCAGTGGCAGCACTCAATGCTTTTGTACAGGAACATATACAAGGTATGCAGGTTGTGCAGGCATTTGCCGTAGAGCAAAAAGAGCTTAATAAATTTAATAAGATCAACAGAGATCACCGTAATGCAAACATTCATGCCATTTTTGCTTACTCTGTTTTCTTTCCGGTAGTGGAAATTATTTTGGCAATATCATTGGGTTTGTTGGTTTGGTTCGGGGCAGGACAGGCAGTGTCGGCCTCCAATGGTGAAGCAGCGAAAATGGCGGGAGAAATTATGGCCTTCATCATTTTGCTGAATATGTTGTTTCGTCCGCTTCGTTTTATTGCCGATAAATTCAACGTATTGCAGATGGGTATGGTGGCGAGTGAACGTGTATTTAAAGTGATGGATAATACAGATGAGATTGCGCCATCTGCTCATGATGCATTTCAACCCGAAGGTGCTGTGCCCGGTAAAATTGAATTTGATCATGTGTGGTTTGCTTATAACGATGAGAACTGGGTATTGAAAGATCTTTCGTTCACCGTAAATCCGGGTGATACCGTTGCTATTGTTGGGCATACAGGTAGTGGTAAAACATCTATCATAAGTTTGCTCAACCGTCTTTATCATATTCAGAAGGGTGCTATTAAGCTCGATGGCGTTGAATTAGAAGATTATGAATTGGATGCTTTACGCAGTAAGGTTGGTGTGGTATTGCAGGATGTGTTCCTGTTTGCAGGCACCATTAGAGATAATGTAACACTGCGTAATGAAAACATCAGTAAAGAAAGAGTGATAGAAGCAGCCAAACTTATCGGTCTGCACGATTTCATCATGCGTTTGCCGGGCAATTATGATTTTAATGTAATGGAACGTGGTGCCACCATGAGCCAGGGGCAGCGGCAACTGTTGAGCTTCATCCGGGCATTATTATTCAATCCATCTGTGTTGATCTTAGATGAAGCCACTTCATCTGTTGATACCGAAACCGAACAAATGATACAGCATGCCATCGATAAACTGATTGAAGGCCGCACTTCCATTGTGATTGCACATCGACTTTCCACCATCCGGAAAGCCGATAAGATCATTGTATTAGATAAGGGTGAGATCAAAGAAATGGGCACTCACGATGAATTACTTATGCTTGGCGGTTATTATGCCAAGCTGCATGAAATGCAGTTTTCGAAAGCAGCAGTTTAG
- a CDS encoding response regulator transcription factor, which yields MEPKGKKILIADDEPDILEILEYNLTVEGYTVVKAKDGDEALHTAKQQKPDLIILDVMMPRKTGMEVCQILRSQPDFTDTRIIMLTALNDEANHIKGLEMGADDYVSKPISPKVLISRVNALFRRTFKGDETIIKVGDLQIDKEQFMVKYLGQDIVLAKKEFELLALLASKPGRVFLRHEILNQVWGADVIVGDRTIDVHIRKIRQKLNIDCITTVKGVGYKFELGTT from the coding sequence ATGGAGCCCAAAGGAAAAAAAATTCTTATTGCCGACGACGAGCCGGATATCCTCGAAATTTTAGAATACAATCTAACTGTTGAAGGATATACGGTTGTGAAGGCAAAAGATGGCGACGAAGCCCTGCATACCGCCAAGCAACAAAAGCCCGATCTTATAATTCTTGATGTAATGATGCCCCGCAAAACAGGTATGGAGGTTTGCCAGATCTTGCGATCTCAACCTGATTTTACCGACACACGCATTATTATGCTTACCGCCTTAAATGATGAAGCCAATCATATCAAAGGGCTTGAAATGGGCGCCGATGATTATGTGAGCAAACCCATCAGCCCCAAAGTACTCATCAGCCGGGTGAATGCGCTCTTCCGTCGTACGTTCAAAGGCGATGAAACCATTATTAAAGTAGGTGACCTGCAGATCGATAAAGAACAGTTCATGGTGAAATACCTGGGACAAGATATTGTTCTTGCAAAAAAAGAGTTTGAACTGCTGGCATTATTAGCATCAAAACCCGGTCGTGTTTTTCTGCGTCATGAAATACTGAACCAGGTGTGGGGTGCTGATGTAATTGTAGGTGACCGCACTATTGATGTACATATCCGTAAGATCAGGCAAAAACTCAACATCGATTGTATTACCACAGTTAAAGGTGTTGGTTATAAGTTTGAACTTGGTACAACTTAA
- a CDS encoding DUF5690 family protein → MSQQINTPSTFTAKQIAAAVYLAVVVFFTYASIFAFRKPFTVATFDGLKFWNVSYQTLLIISQVIGYMLSKFYGIKFISELQRQGRWKTSLLMVGVAWLSLLLFAVVPAPFGMLCFLINGFTLGFMWGVVFSYVEGRRATDFIGVVLAVSFIFAGGFSRSVGKWLLLDWNISEYWMPFATASLFAVPLVVFYALLEKAPFPDTDDVAERTVRLPMNQPERKKFLQQFSAGVVAFVIIYLLLTIMRDLRDNYMGNMWTELGYGGNASVFAKTETITSLVVLGLIGMLVFVRKNMRAFRIIHVLLIVGFLLTGIASFLYRQSLLDGALWMQLTGLGLYISYVLFNSVFFERLLASFSIAGNVGFLIYTADAWGYLGSISVMLSKELLKLQLNWVSFYSQLVIVFAAVGVLASLFSLFYFNRKYKV, encoded by the coding sequence TTGAGTCAACAAATAAATACCCCTTCAACTTTTACAGCTAAGCAAATTGCAGCAGCAGTTTACTTAGCTGTTGTTGTTTTCTTTACCTACGCTTCCATCTTTGCATTCCGTAAACCATTTACAGTAGCAACGTTTGATGGGTTGAAATTCTGGAATGTATCTTATCAAACCCTGCTCATCATCAGCCAGGTAATTGGTTATATGCTCAGTAAATTTTATGGGATCAAATTCATATCTGAATTACAGCGACAAGGCCGTTGGAAAACAAGTTTACTGATGGTTGGAGTGGCATGGTTAAGTTTATTATTATTTGCTGTTGTTCCTGCGCCATTTGGAATGCTTTGCTTTCTCATCAATGGCTTTACGCTTGGTTTTATGTGGGGTGTTGTGTTCAGTTATGTTGAAGGAAGAAGGGCAACTGATTTTATTGGTGTGGTGCTGGCCGTGAGTTTCATTTTTGCAGGAGGTTTCAGCAGGAGTGTAGGCAAATGGTTATTGCTCGATTGGAATATCAGTGAATACTGGATGCCGTTTGCAACAGCTTCTTTGTTTGCTGTGCCGTTGGTTGTTTTTTATGCGCTGCTTGAAAAAGCTCCTTTCCCGGACACAGATGATGTAGCAGAACGAACAGTGCGTTTGCCAATGAATCAACCCGAACGAAAGAAATTTTTACAACAGTTCAGCGCTGGCGTTGTTGCGTTTGTCATTATTTATTTATTGCTCACCATCATGCGTGATCTCCGTGATAATTATATGGGCAATATGTGGACTGAGCTTGGTTATGGTGGCAATGCATCCGTATTTGCAAAAACAGAAACCATTACTTCGTTGGTGGTGCTTGGATTGATCGGTATGCTTGTGTTTGTGCGAAAGAATATGCGTGCTTTCCGCATTATTCATGTGTTGCTGATCGTTGGATTTTTATTGACGGGCATTGCTTCATTCTTATACAGGCAATCATTGCTCGATGGTGCCTTGTGGATGCAGCTCACCGGGTTGGGTCTTTATATTTCTTATGTATTGTTTAATAGTGTGTTCTTCGAACGGCTGCTTGCATCCTTCAGCATTGCAGGTAATGTTGGCTTCTTAATTTATACCGCCGATGCATGGGGTTATCTCGGCAGTATTTCAGTGATGTTATCAAAAGAATTGCTGAAACTACAATTGAACTGGGTTTCGTTTTATTCGCAGTTGGTGATTGTGTTTGCGGCAGTGGGTGTGCTGGCCAGTTTGTTTTCATTGTTCTACTTCAACCGCAAGTACAAAGTTTAG